The DNA region ACATTGATCGACCGATGACATTCGTCGACAATGAGTAGGTCATAGAAGTTGCTAGGGATACCTGAATAGATGATCTCAAGTGTATCGATCACTACGATATGGATGTCCTGGTGCTTGTGGGTCTTGTAGCTTGAAGTTGTAACCCAGGCAGTTTTATAAGTCGGGCTGATCAAACTGAATCCATCGTCCCTAGCCTGCTCGGCCAGCAGGCGACGATCAACCACAAACAGAATTCTCCGAGCCAGTCCATTATCAAGAAGAGCCTTGCATAATGCTACCATTGTTCTGGTCTTTCCTAACCCGGTGGCCATATGCACCAACATCTTGTCTCTTCCTTCCTTGATTCCTTCAATAAGTGAGTTTATGCAATCAAGCTGGTAATAACGATCTTTACCAGCAGCCGGATCAAAACCACCTGCGATGGATTGATCGATAACTATCTCACGATCTTGCCTTCTTCTCGACTCCAAGTGAATAAGTGCCTGCATGTCCTCCATTGACATTAAGGTGTTCACTGGCTTAAATTCGCCAGCTTCAAGACCGATCCAGGCCATGTCATAGAAAAGAATGCGATCTGCAGAACATGCATATAAAAATCGAGGC from Candidatus Cloacimonadota bacterium includes:
- a CDS encoding DEAD/DEAH box helicase family protein, whose protein sequence is MSGIYSNEATTTDLKVIRELETLGWKAGNTLLYQPQYALDTEQQSRYPGAKSIKPDIVLLDLHNNPLAVFENKLNDPKKALPKLRLLYAEVLKPRFLYACSADRILFYDMAWIGLEAGEFKPVNTLMSMEDMQALIHLESRRRQDREIVIDQSIAGGFDPAAGKDRYYQLDCINSLIEGIKEGRDKMLVHMATGLGKTRTMVALCKALLDNGLARRILFVVDRRLLAEQARDDGFSLISPTYKTAWVTTSSYKTHKHQDIHIVVIDTLEIIYSGIPSNFYDLLIVDECHRSINVNRKLIFDHFLCPRIGLTATPRIAIPKDKENVPEDDLAIIDTYHLFGCEVGEPTYQFDIDHGIDEGFLAPYKVKEIKTHLTLLAEKDGVEFNYVLDPDERKK